Genomic DNA from Hordeum vulgare subsp. vulgare chromosome 2H, MorexV3_pseudomolecules_assembly, whole genome shotgun sequence:
GAATAAAAAGTTAACTGACAGTGCCCCAGCGTATCTCCAGGTCAATTTCATGTTCGTCGATCACTCACGCAGAATTTTATTTTTTGACTGTATTTCATGATATCCTTGAATGAAATCTGTGTTCATGCCGCTCACACTTGAATGCTCGTTTTTACAGGACATGGTGAACCTATTTGCAAACAGAGTTGTTCTGTTTGACAACAACACCAGTGATATGCGGCAGCGCGAGTCACAGCTAAAAAAATTGTTTTGTGCGGTGGATTTCGTCATATCAAGAAATCATGGCAGAGCGTTTTGCAACCAGATGTTCACTCAGATTAAGGTAATTCAATGTTGAGTCGTATTATCTTTGATCAAATTTTCAATTTTCACATCTGTGTTTTTTGATCTCGTTGCAGGAAATGCATCCAGTATCCATGTCAAATAAAGAGATATATGATGACTACCTTAAACAGATCAGCAAGATGGTAAGGGTTTCTGATACATATTTTCTTATTGCTTTGATACTCTAATGGATTAAATACGATTTGGAACCTATTTTTATAGGTGGAGGAAAAGTTGAACAGTACAATCGCAAGGCTGGAAAACCAGCTTCATGAAGAGCAGAAAGCAAGGCAAGCCGTGGAGAATAATTTGAGAGAAGAGATTCGTGTACTGAAGGATAGGCTGAAGAAGGCTGAAGAAGAGGCTGAAGAAGAGGCCAAACCTGGCAGCAGTTGCATTATTCTGTAAGATGGTGTCCTTGGACAAAATTTGCAGCATGTACGAATTCTGTATGCTTTGCTACCTGGAAACTCCGTGACTGCTCGTAGAATTTTGGAGCATAGTGAATGACCTGAACAAGATGATGTTTTGAGTTTGGATTAAACTGCTTGGCTATGATATGTACATCTTGCATGCATTATGTGTTCTGAAAtctggttgattcttgtttcATGCAAAGGGAAGTTATTCTCGGCCGTCATATTATCAACATCCGTTGCTTAATTCACTATTCCATTGCATATTTCCATGTTTGACCATCAGTGTCTGAAATAAGTTTACTGAAGACTATGCTTTGTGGTAGAACTAGCATACATATGCTAATGTACTTTCTATCCCTTATCAAAGGAAACCTTCTTAACTATCACTACATTTCATCCATTTCAACATATATCTATACGCATATACAGTTTCAGTGTCCAAGTATGTATGTCTTCAGCTGATCTCCTTGGCGTCACCTTCCGCTGCAATCTGAGCCGAGGCAGCATCAGAGCCGTCGGCACCCGAGTTGTACCACCTTGCGCAGAGCAGGTAGCAGAAGAAGTTGAGCACGCTGAGCACGGCGAGCATCCAGTAGAAGAGGTCCAGCCTGTCCTTGTTGAGGTCGTTGTCTCCGAGCCAGCCGGCGCCGCCGTGCCTCGCCGTCACCCTGTTCACCGTCGTCACCAGCACGGAGCTGAGGTAGAAGCCGAAGGCGTAGGAGCAGTAGGTGAGCGCCGTGAGGAAGGACTGCATGCCGGCGCATGCCTGCTTGTAGAAGAACTCGATGAGCCCCACGGCGGTGAACATCTCCGACACGCCGAACACGAGGAACTGTGGCACGATCCACAGCACGTGCATCTGCGTCCCGGACGCCGCGAGGTCGCGGCGCCGGCGCTcgacggtggcggcggcgacCATGGAGAAGGCGACGGTGCCGAGGCCGACCCCGATGCGCTGCAGCGGGGTGATCCCGGAGCGCGTCCCCGTCAGCCTCTTCATGGAGGGCACGAGCAGGAGCTCGTACGCCGGGACGAGCACGAGGAGCATGGCGTAGGGGATGGCCTGCAGCGACGCCGGCGGGACGCGGAAGGTGCCCCCGAGGACGGTGTCCATGGCGGTGCCCTGCTGCACCGAGAAGGTCTGCAGCTGCGCGAGCACGGTGTTGAACACGATGGTGCAGGCGAAGATGGGCGTCACGGCCAGGAGGGTCTTGGCCTGCTGCACCTCGGACACCGTGCACAGCCGCCACGGGCTCTCCGGCTTCGTGTTGCccccctgctgctgctgctgctgctgctgcgccgcgTCCCTGACGCACGCCTTGTCCAAGAACCTGCGCACATGCATGGTTTCATTCACAACATGTCAGTCAGGCCGCGGAACAACTCACACTCAGAGCAATCTGTCTCTGGTGGAGAACGGTGGATGCGGCGGTGCTCCACCTGAATTTGTTGCCGTGGCGGAAGCTGCCGGCGAGGCGTGCCGGCTCGCCAATTCCGGCGTTGCTAGGATTGGTAGGGCAGATTTGCTTCCTCTTGGTGAAGGCAGCGACGAACACCTGCAGAATTTAGCAGCAACTTGGTCAGCGATTCGATCATCATGTTACAAGTTAGTCAGGATCAGCAGCAAACAGCAAAATCTGATGTAAATGCTGTTGACACGACAGGTAGTACTGAGTGAAAACGATCCTAActtcattttttgaaattaaaTAACAGCACAAAGCACGTCCCAGTATTTTATCATTGTCTGCACCAAAAGAGCTTGTCATCCCTGAACCAATGCTGAATAATGCAAGTGTACACGTGACAGCATACATAATCCGCAGTCAGTTCTGTCGTTATCAGAAGGACCAAAGCCATAGCTGGACACAGAACTGACATCCTAACAGTCAATAAGTCACAAACCTTTAAGAACTGCGCCGCAGGCACAACTTGCAGAGAGCACACAGATCGTTAATTTCTAGCTAGGTGTGTGTATCTGACTAGATCTGATCGGCTAGCAAATATGTATACTAGTTGTACCTATCATATGGCCCCAAATTGCACAACTGTTGAATGTGACAAGGTGAGCATAATGCAACAACAGCTGACTGACTGAATGATGACGAAACTAAATCTACCTACTATTTCAAGTATAGCTAATCTAACCATAGAGTACTAGAGGGAGCGATATAGTAATGCGATCGGATCATTGGTCTTGACAAAAGTTCTTGCATATACCGCAGTATCTTGGAAATTTCTGAAATGGATATCTTTTTTTTTTAGCAGAAAGGAG
This window encodes:
- the LOC123426790 gene encoding protein NRT1/ PTR FAMILY 4.4-like, whose product is MDVESFAAPHEVSVDWRGRPCEPGRHGGMRAAVFVLGIQAFEIMAIAAVGNNLITYVFGEMHFPLSEAANVVTNFVGTIFLLSLLGGFLSDSYLGCFWTMLTFGFVELSGFILLSVQAHLPQLKPPPCSMASMDGSCEQARGFKSSIFFVALYLVALGSGCLKANMIAHGGDQFSGGADNAKSLSTYFNSAYFSFCLGELVALTALVWVQTHSGMDVGFGISAAAMAAGLISLVSGAAFYRNKPPQGSIFTPIARVFVAAFTKRKQICPTNPSNAGIGEPARLAGSFRHGNKFRFLDKACVRDAAQQQQQQQQGGNTKPESPWRLCTVSEVQQAKTLLAVTPIFACTIVFNTVLAQLQTFSVQQGTAMDTVLGGTFRVPPASLQAIPYAMLLVLVPAYELLLVPSMKRLTGTRSGITPLQRIGVGLGTVAFSMVAAATVERRRRDLAASGTQMHVLWIVPQFLVFGVSEMFTAVGLIEFFYKQACAGMQSFLTALTYCSYAFGFYLSSVLVTTVNRVTARHGGAGWLGDNDLNKDRLDLFYWMLAVLSVLNFFCYLLCARWYNSGADGSDAASAQIAAEGDAKEIS